In Caballeronia sp. TF1N1, the DNA window TTTGACGAGCACGTGCTCGCTGTATGGCGTGAAGGGCACCCACGGCACGTCCGCGTCGTTGATGCAGGCGGTTTGAATCTGTTCGAACAGCATGTCGGCTCCCTTGATCAGACGCCCATTGTATGCAGCGCGGCACGCGCCGTGCATCGGCCAAACGGACGACCCCTGAAAGCCCCGTTTCGATCCAGCCGGATCGCGCCTTATCTGCTATCGTCCGTGCCATGCCAACCATCATTACCATTTCAAACCTCTCCAAGACCTACGAGTCGGGGTTCAGCGCGCTCCGGGACGTGAATCTGGAAATCCGGCGCGGCGAGATTTTCGCGTTGCTCGGTCCGAACGGGGCGGGCAAGACCACGCTCATCAGCACGGTTTGCGGCATCGTGAATCCCAGCTCGGGCACGGTCACCGTGAACGGACACGACATCGTCACGGACTATCGCGCCGCGCGCGCGATGATCGGGCTCGTGCCGCAGGAACTCACCACCGACGCCTTCGAAACCGTGTGGGCGACCGTATCGTTCAGCCGGGGCTTGTTCGGCCGGCCGAAAAACCCGGCGCATGTCGAGAAGGTGCTGAAGTCGCTGTCGCTCTGGAGCAAAAAGGACAACAAGATCATGACGCTTTCGGGCGGCATGAAGCGGCGCGTCCTGATCGCCAAGGCGCTCGCGCACGAGCCGCAGATTCTCTTTCTGGACGAGCCGACGGCCGGTGTCGATGTCGAACTGCGCCGCGACATGTGGAACCTCGTGCGCGAACTGCAAGCGAACGGCGTGACCATCATCCTCACGACGCATTACATCGAGGAAGCGGAAGAGATGGCGGATCGCGTCGGCGTGATCAATCGCGGCGAGATCGTGCTGGTCGAAGAGAAGGCCGAACTCATGCGCAAGCTCGGGCAGAAGAAGCTCGCGCTGCAATTGGATCACGCGCTGGCTGCCGTGCCCGCTTCGCTCGCGCCCTACGGCCTGCAATTGTCCGCCGACGGCAACGAACTGACTTACACCTACGACGCCCATGACGAGCCGGGTCGAATCATCGCGCTATTGCGCCATGTCGATGAAGCCGGCGTGCGCTTCAAGGATCTGCAAACGACGCAGAGCTCGCTCGAAGACATCTTCGTGAGCCTCGTGCGCAACTAGTCGTATCGGACCGGGAGCATCGATTCCGGTCGACAGGGAGACCACATGAATCTTCACGCAGTACGCGCGATCTATCGCTTCGAAATGGCGCGCGCCGGACGCACGCTCATGCAGAGCA includes these proteins:
- a CDS encoding ABC transporter ATP-binding protein produces the protein MPTIITISNLSKTYESGFSALRDVNLEIRRGEIFALLGPNGAGKTTLISTVCGIVNPSSGTVTVNGHDIVTDYRAARAMIGLVPQELTTDAFETVWATVSFSRGLFGRPKNPAHVEKVLKSLSLWSKKDNKIMTLSGGMKRRVLIAKALAHEPQILFLDEPTAGVDVELRRDMWNLVRELQANGVTIILTTHYIEEAEEMADRVGVINRGEIVLVEEKAELMRKLGQKKLALQLDHALAAVPASLAPYGLQLSADGNELTYTYDAHDEPGRIIALLRHVDEAGVRFKDLQTTQSSLEDIFVSLVRN